A genome region from Erigeron canadensis isolate Cc75 chromosome 3, C_canadensis_v1, whole genome shotgun sequence includes the following:
- the LOC122592876 gene encoding probable receptor-like serine/threonine-protein kinase At5g57670, with the protein MRYIRTGSFKRLFSMKRNSLEDLPKECIFMKQESFNNNADQTDSFKKPTWKCFSFEEIYVATNGFCSENMVGKGGYAEVYKGVLEDGQTIAVKRLTQISCDERKEKEFLTEIGTLGHVNHPNVSSLLGCCMDNGLYLIFEFSSKGSVASLLHDENLPVMDWNTRYKIAIGTARGLHYLHKVCPRRIIHRDIKASNVLVTKDFEPQISDFGLAKWLPSQWTHHSIAPIEGTFGHLAPEYFMHGVVDEKTDVFAFGVFLLEIISGKKSVDGSHQSLHGWAKPILDQGEVKKIVDSRLEGEYDLSQLSKLGFAASLCIRASSTWRPTMSEVLDVMSKEEIDKNRWKMPDEVTEEHDEFWGFEDLEFEFCDSSSTSSPCHEDSVSTKSS; encoded by the exons atgaggtaTATTAGAACAGGAAGTTTCAAGAGGCTTTTCTCTATGAAGAGAAATAGCTTAGAAGATTTGCCAAAAGAATGCATTTTCATGAAACAAGAATCTTTCAACAATAATGCTGATCAAACAGATTCTTTCAAGAAACCTACTTGGAAATGCTTCTCTTTTGAAGAGATTTATGTTGCTACTAATGGTTTTTGCTCAG AGAATATGGTTGGCAAAGGAGGATATGCAGAGGTTTACAAAGGGGTATTAGAAGATGGACAAACAATTGCTGTGAAAAGACTAACACAAATATCTTGTGATGAAAGGAAGGAGAAAGAGTTTTTGACAGAAATAGGAACACTTGGTCATGTAAATCATCCAAATGTTTCATCACTTTTGGGTTGTTGTATGGACAATGGTCTTTATCTCATCTTTGAGTTCTCTTCTAAAGGTTCTGTAGCATCTCTTCTTCATG ATGAGAATTTACCAGTAATGGATTGGAACACGAGGTACAAGATAGCAATCGGGACCGCTAGAGGGCTTCATTACTTGCACAAAGTATGTCCAAGAAGAATAATTCATCGAGACATTAAAGCATCCAATGTTTTGGTCACCAAAGATTTCGAACCACAA ATATCAGATTTTGGACTTGCAAAATGGCTACCTTCACAATGGACACATCATTCAATCGCTCCAATTGAAGGGACATTTGG GCATTTGGCTCCAGAGTATTTTATGCACGGCGTGGTGGATGAAAAAACAGATGTTTTCGCTTTTGGTGTTTTCTTACTAGAAATTATATCCGGCAAGAAATCTGTGGATGGGTCCCATCAAAGCTTGCATGGCTGG gCAAAGCCAATACTTGATCAAGGAGAGGTTAAAAAGATTGTGGATTCAAGACTCGAAGGGGAATATGATTTGTCACAACTTAGTAAACTTGGATTCGCAGCATCACTTTGTATCCGAGCCTCGTCTACTTGGCGTCCTACGATGAGCGAG GTACTCGATGTAATGTCCAAGGAAGAAATCGACAAAAATAGATGGAAAATGCCCGACGAAGTAACAGAAGAACACGATGAGTTTTGGGGTTTTGAGGATCTGGAGTTTGAATTTTGTGATAGTAGTAGTACATCC